From Vibrio crassostreae, one genomic window encodes:
- a CDS encoding alpha/beta fold hydrolase — protein MNKFTVDNQSMAYLDEGQGPVVVLGHSYLWDSAMWKPQIEALKTQYRCIVPELWSHGESQAAPASMRNLKDYAQHVLALLDHLEIDEFSVVGLSVGGMWGTELAELAPARIKSLVLMDTFVGLEPEVAHAKYFHMLDTITQTKMVPQPIVEAVVPLFFANDAQTNTPALVESFTQQLSALEGENAEEVARIGRMVFGRRDMIESVENFALPVLIAVGQEDKPRPVLESYLMHDCITGSELVVIPGAGHISSLEQPEFVNTMLKTFLDKHLL, from the coding sequence ATGAACAAGTTCACAGTAGACAATCAATCGATGGCGTACCTAGATGAAGGTCAAGGCCCTGTTGTTGTATTAGGCCACAGCTACCTTTGGGATAGTGCAATGTGGAAGCCACAGATTGAGGCGTTGAAAACTCAGTACCGTTGTATTGTGCCTGAGCTTTGGTCTCATGGTGAATCTCAAGCTGCACCAGCTTCGATGCGTAACTTGAAAGATTACGCTCAGCACGTTTTGGCTCTGCTTGATCATTTAGAGATCGATGAATTCTCAGTGGTAGGTTTATCGGTTGGCGGTATGTGGGGAACGGAGCTTGCGGAGTTAGCACCTGCTCGAATCAAGTCATTGGTATTAATGGATACCTTTGTGGGTTTAGAGCCAGAAGTTGCGCACGCTAAATACTTCCACATGTTAGACACCATCACTCAAACTAAGATGGTTCCTCAACCGATTGTTGAAGCTGTGGTTCCACTGTTCTTTGCTAATGATGCTCAAACCAATACGCCAGCTTTAGTGGAAAGTTTTACGCAGCAGCTATCGGCTCTTGAGGGCGAGAACGCTGAAGAAGTGGCACGAATTGGTCGAATGGTCTTTGGACGTCGCGATATGATTGAATCGGTAGAGAACTTTGCTTTGCCTGTTTTGATTGCTGTTGGACAAGAAGACAAACCACGTCCGGTACTTGAGTCATACCTAATGCACGATTGCATTACGGGCAGTGAATTAGTGGTGATTCCTGGCGCAGGTCATATTAGCTCGTTAGAGCAACCAGAGTTTGTGAACACAATGCTGAAGACGTTTTTAGATAAACATCTGCTGTAA
- a CDS encoding TIGR04211 family SH3 domain-containing protein produces MKKLISLVLFAMLAAPAAFAQDRYIADKLFTYMHSGPNNTFRIIGSVDAGEKITYLQTNKSTGYTQIQDNRGRKGWVESKFVSTKESMALRMPKLEKELTEVKGKLANARQSADSEKAGLASSLDSRNKQIAELEQNYSEISQQLTSSQTENRELRAKLDTQKDDLLLKYFMYGGGVAGIGLLLGLVLPHIMPRRRKSPNGWA; encoded by the coding sequence GTGAAAAAACTGATTAGCTTAGTTTTGTTCGCAATGCTTGCGGCTCCAGCTGCCTTTGCACAAGACCGTTATATTGCTGACAAACTATTTACTTATATGCATTCTGGCCCAAACAACACCTTCCGTATCATAGGTAGTGTTGATGCTGGTGAAAAGATTACATACCTACAAACTAACAAGAGTACAGGTTACACCCAAATTCAAGACAACCGTGGCCGTAAAGGTTGGGTTGAAAGCAAGTTTGTAAGCACAAAAGAAAGCATGGCACTGCGCATGCCTAAGCTAGAGAAAGAGCTGACAGAAGTTAAAGGCAAGCTAGCGAACGCTCGTCAGAGTGCTGACAGCGAAAAAGCTGGCCTAGCAAGCTCTCTAGATTCTCGTAACAAGCAGATTGCTGAACTAGAACAGAACTACAGTGAAATTAGCCAGCAGCTGACGAGCTCTCAAACAGAGAACCGTGAACTACGCGCTAAGCTAGACACTCAAAAAGACGACCTACTATTAAAGTACTTCATGTACGGTGGTGGTGTTGCGGGTATTGGTCTACTTCTTGGCCTTGTTCTGCCACACATCATGCCTCGTCGCAGAAAGTCACCAAACGGTTGGGCGTAG
- the rpsU gene encoding 30S ribosomal protein S21, whose amino-acid sequence MPIVKVRENEPFDVALRRFKRSCEKAGILSEVRRREHYEKPTTVRKRAKAAAQKRHAKKLARENARRVRLY is encoded by the coding sequence ATGCCAATAGTTAAAGTACGTGAAAACGAACCGTTCGACGTTGCACTACGTCGTTTCAAGCGCTCTTGTGAAAAAGCAGGTATCCTTTCTGAAGTTCGCCGTCGCGAGCACTACGAAAAGCCAACTACAGTTCGCAAACGCGCTAAAGCAGCAGCTCAAAAGCGTCACGCTAAGAAGCTAGCTCGCGAAAACGCACGTCGCGTTCGCCTGTACTAA
- a CDS encoding undecaprenyl-diphosphate phosphatase, whose translation MSYFEAFMLALVQGFTEFLPISSSAHLILPSAVLGWEDQGLAFDVAVHVGTLAAVVIYFRKEVVSLLSAFFGSVFKGDRSKEAKLAWMIILATIPACIFGLLMKDIVELYLRSAWVIATTTIIFGLLLWWVDKNSSLRDDEYQAGWKKALFIGLAQAMAIIPGTSRSGATITAALYLGFTREAAARFSFLMSIPIITLAGGYLGLKLVTSGDPIHAGTLLTGIVVSFISAYICIHFFLKLISRMGMTPFVIYRLILGFGLFAFLMMQ comes from the coding sequence ATGAGTTATTTTGAAGCGTTTATGTTGGCGTTGGTGCAAGGCTTTACTGAGTTTTTACCTATTTCCAGTTCTGCACACTTAATCCTTCCTTCTGCTGTTTTAGGTTGGGAAGATCAAGGTTTGGCTTTTGATGTTGCTGTCCATGTCGGTACTTTGGCCGCGGTAGTGATCTATTTCCGTAAAGAAGTGGTCTCTCTGTTGAGCGCATTCTTTGGTTCAGTGTTTAAAGGCGATCGCAGCAAGGAAGCGAAGTTAGCGTGGATGATCATTCTCGCGACGATTCCTGCGTGTATCTTTGGTTTGTTGATGAAAGATATTGTTGAGCTTTACTTACGCAGTGCGTGGGTGATCGCAACCACAACGATTATCTTTGGTTTGTTGTTATGGTGGGTGGATAAGAACTCAAGCTTGCGTGATGACGAATACCAAGCAGGTTGGAAAAAGGCGCTGTTTATAGGCCTTGCTCAAGCAATGGCGATCATTCCGGGCACGTCTCGTTCTGGTGCAACCATTACCGCGGCACTGTATCTTGGTTTCACACGCGAAGCAGCAGCTCGATTCTCTTTCTTGATGTCTATCCCAATCATCACTCTGGCTGGTGGTTACTTGGGTCTGAAGTTAGTGACCAGTGGTGACCCAATCCATGCTGGCACTTTGCTAACGGGAATCGTGGTTTCTTTCATTAGTGCTTATATCTGTATTCACTTCTTCTTGAAGCTTATCTCTCGTATGGGTATGACACCGTTTGTTATCTACCGCCTGATTCTAGGTTTTGGTCTATTTGCTTTCTTGATGATGCAGTAG
- a CDS encoding multifunctional CCA addition/repair protein: MLAVKSSSDKTFRGDKLQIYDSLPEENGLQRYLVGGAVRDKLLNIDSYDKDWVVVGSTPQQMESLGFTAVGKDFPVFLHPKTKEEHALARTERKSGSGYTGFECYFAPDVSLEEDLMRRDLTINAIAQDDEGNLHDPYHGQQDLSDRILRHVSDAFVEDPLRVLRVARFAAKLHHLNFTIAPETMTMMATIVESGELAHLTAERVWQEWHKSLSTPHPEVFLSVLKECGALAVVLPEIDALFGVPQPEKWHPEIDTGIHTLMVAQQAALLSPSLPVRFAAQVHDLGKGVTPKSEWPSHKMHCHTGVKIIKKLCERVRVPNEFRDLALLVCEQHSNIHRAGELKPTTFLKVLNKFDVWRKPDRLNDILLCCQADHAGRKGLQDQPYPQKARFEAAYKAALQVEVKAIIADGFQGKDIREEQEKRRAAAIENALSELTDN; the protein is encoded by the coding sequence TTGCTTGCCGTAAAGTCCAGCAGTGATAAAACATTTCGAGGTGATAAGTTGCAAATATACGATAGCCTACCAGAAGAGAATGGGCTACAGCGCTATCTAGTCGGTGGGGCAGTGCGCGATAAGCTACTCAATATTGATAGCTATGATAAAGATTGGGTCGTGGTCGGCAGTACGCCTCAACAGATGGAAAGCCTTGGCTTCACTGCGGTGGGTAAAGACTTCCCGGTATTCCTGCATCCAAAAACCAAGGAAGAGCACGCACTAGCTCGCACCGAGAGAAAATCAGGCTCTGGTTACACAGGCTTCGAATGTTACTTCGCTCCAGACGTGAGTTTGGAAGAAGATCTGATGCGCCGAGATCTAACCATTAACGCCATCGCACAAGATGATGAAGGCAACCTTCACGATCCTTACCATGGCCAACAAGATCTCTCCGATCGTATTCTTAGACACGTATCCGATGCCTTTGTTGAAGATCCGCTTCGTGTGCTGCGTGTTGCCCGTTTCGCTGCCAAGCTTCACCACCTAAACTTTACGATTGCACCTGAAACCATGACCATGATGGCGACAATCGTTGAATCAGGAGAACTGGCACACCTTACAGCCGAACGAGTTTGGCAAGAGTGGCACAAATCACTTAGTACGCCACATCCAGAAGTGTTCCTTTCAGTGTTGAAAGAGTGTGGTGCATTAGCGGTTGTTTTGCCAGAGATTGACGCTCTATTTGGTGTCCCTCAACCTGAAAAATGGCACCCTGAAATCGACACCGGGATTCACACACTGATGGTTGCTCAACAAGCTGCGCTATTAAGCCCATCGTTACCAGTACGCTTTGCTGCTCAAGTGCATGACTTAGGTAAAGGCGTTACACCTAAAAGTGAGTGGCCAAGCCACAAAATGCACTGCCACACAGGTGTTAAGATCATCAAAAAGCTATGTGAACGAGTCAGAGTACCTAATGAGTTCAGAGATCTTGCGCTGTTAGTGTGCGAGCAGCATTCTAATATCCATCGTGCAGGTGAGTTAAAGCCAACCACCTTCCTTAAAGTTCTCAACAAGTTCGATGTTTGGCGCAAACCAGATCGACTTAACGACATCTTGCTTTGCTGCCAAGCTGACCACGCTGGCCGTAAAGGGTTACAAGATCAGCCTTACCCTCAAAAAGCTCGTTTTGAAGCAGCCTATAAAGCAGCGCTGCAAGTCGAAGTTAAGGCTATTATTGCCGATGGCTTTCAAGGTAAAGATATTCGAGAAGAACAAGAGAAGCGCAGAGCAGCGGCCATCGAAAACGCGTTATCAGAACTCACTGATAATTAG
- a CDS encoding GatB/YqeY domain-containing protein — MALIEQLKEEQKLAMKAKDKPRLGTIRLALSAIKQREVDERITLNDDDILAVLVKMVKQRRDSVAQYESANRQDLADVEKAEITVLEGFMPQPLTDEEVIALLDSAIAEAQPAGMQDMGKVMAILKPQIQGRADMGKVSGLVRSKLA; from the coding sequence ATGGCTCTTATTGAACAACTCAAAGAAGAGCAAAAATTAGCGATGAAAGCCAAGGACAAACCGCGCCTTGGCACTATCCGCTTAGCTCTTTCAGCAATTAAGCAACGTGAAGTTGACGAACGGATCACTCTGAACGACGACGACATTCTTGCTGTATTAGTTAAAATGGTTAAGCAACGTCGCGATTCTGTTGCTCAATATGAATCAGCAAATCGTCAAGATCTTGCTGACGTGGAAAAAGCAGAAATTACGGTACTTGAAGGCTTTATGCCTCAACCGCTAACTGATGAAGAAGTTATTGCACTACTTGATAGCGCAATCGCCGAAGCTCAACCAGCGGGCATGCAAGACATGGGTAAAGTAATGGCTATCTTGAAACCACAAATTCAAGGGCGTGCAGATATGGGTAAAGTTAGTGGTTTAGTTCGTTCTAAACTCGCTTAA
- the plsY gene encoding glycerol-3-phosphate 1-O-acyltransferase PlsY, translated as MTPLALIMIIAAYLLGSISSAVLICRVLRLPDPRTVGSNNPGATNVLRVGGKGAAAAVLLCDMLKGTIPVWLGYYLKIDPIILGVVAIAACLGHMYPIFFHFKGGKGVATALGAIAPIGFDLTGMIMATWLVVAFLFRYSSLAALVTVLLAPFYAWLVKPQYTLPVAMLCCLIVLRHHQNIRRLLDGSEPKLGQKKSA; from the coding sequence ATGACCCCATTGGCACTAATCATGATCATTGCAGCCTATTTGCTAGGTTCAATCTCTAGTGCGGTCTTGATATGCCGAGTCTTAAGGCTTCCTGATCCAAGAACGGTGGGCTCCAATAACCCTGGTGCCACTAATGTACTGCGCGTTGGCGGTAAAGGCGCAGCTGCAGCAGTCCTCCTGTGTGACATGCTGAAAGGCACCATCCCCGTCTGGCTTGGCTACTACCTCAAGATCGACCCAATCATTTTAGGGGTTGTGGCGATTGCGGCGTGTCTTGGCCATATGTATCCGATCTTCTTCCACTTTAAAGGTGGTAAAGGCGTCGCAACCGCACTCGGCGCTATCGCCCCAATAGGATTCGATCTAACCGGTATGATCATGGCGACTTGGTTAGTGGTCGCGTTTTTGTTTCGTTACTCTTCTTTAGCGGCACTGGTTACTGTGCTACTTGCCCCTTTCTACGCTTGGTTAGTCAAACCTCAATACACATTGCCAGTAGCCATGCTGTGCTGTTTGATCGTGTTACGTCACCACCAGAATATCCGCCGCCTACTCGATGGCAGCGAACCAAAACTCGGACAAAAAAAATCGGCTTAA
- a CDS encoding ExeA family protein produces the protein MYKEYFGFVEMPFSIVPNSRYLFLSQRHQEAMQNLQAGLGEGGGFAMLTGEVGTGKTTVAKAMLSSLDRHTQAGLILNPTFSNTDLLEAICDEFEVEYPEQASLKQLSQAIHYFLLDSHAEGIQTLLVIDEAQHLAADVLEQLRLLTNLETDSRKLLKVLLVGQPELQQHLQTTQLRQLAQRITGRYHLLPLNIEEAGKYIAFRLETAGGEQMLFSNRSVKLIAQYTHGIPRLINLVCDKALQLAFHDGEQTPSNETVNKACQQVMAFQAEVYRVDKPRAASAIPKLVQYAGAATLSVALAMATFNFAPTYIDSWLTTEPSNEAQTVSSAKMQRSLVVDMPKAVAEPETDKFALPLHIQQHLMQGTNRSLAIKDLYTLWGYQSSLRDGLCLSEPQSVFVCEQQQSSLDDLLELGVPVVLNLDIEQESVFAVLYGVSQDSVELLVNEKLLVMPKQSLEQIWQGDYVAIWKQPLRETLKEGYQGEAVALLDLLLSEVLGEVVSGSDVFDYELKMKVEAFQTWQSMSVDGIAGQRTLARLQRLAQLDSPKLMSLSGGAS, from the coding sequence ATGTATAAGGAATATTTTGGCTTCGTTGAGATGCCATTTTCGATTGTACCAAATTCTCGCTATTTGTTTTTGAGTCAACGCCATCAAGAAGCGATGCAGAACCTACAAGCCGGTTTAGGCGAAGGCGGGGGCTTTGCAATGCTTACTGGTGAGGTGGGTACAGGGAAAACAACGGTTGCTAAGGCGATGTTGTCTTCTTTGGATCGTCATACTCAGGCTGGCCTTATACTTAATCCTACGTTTTCCAATACGGATTTACTTGAAGCTATCTGCGATGAGTTTGAGGTCGAGTACCCAGAACAAGCATCCTTGAAGCAGCTGAGTCAGGCGATTCACTACTTCTTATTGGATAGCCATGCAGAGGGCATTCAAACCTTATTGGTGATAGACGAAGCTCAACACCTTGCTGCCGATGTGTTGGAGCAGCTTCGCCTTTTAACTAATTTGGAAACCGACAGTCGTAAGCTATTAAAAGTATTGTTGGTTGGTCAACCTGAATTACAACAGCATTTGCAGACCACACAACTGCGTCAATTGGCGCAGCGTATTACAGGGCGTTATCATTTATTGCCTCTCAATATTGAAGAGGCCGGTAAGTACATCGCGTTTCGTCTGGAGACGGCAGGTGGTGAGCAGATGTTGTTCTCGAATCGCTCCGTTAAGCTGATCGCCCAATATACACATGGTATTCCAAGGCTCATTAACTTGGTGTGCGATAAGGCCCTACAGTTAGCTTTTCATGATGGAGAGCAAACACCGAGCAATGAAACAGTCAATAAAGCCTGCCAGCAGGTGATGGCGTTTCAAGCCGAGGTTTACCGTGTCGATAAACCTCGCGCAGCGAGCGCGATACCAAAGCTCGTTCAGTACGCTGGTGCAGCCACCTTGAGTGTCGCACTTGCGATGGCAACTTTTAACTTTGCCCCAACGTACATAGATTCATGGTTAACAACTGAACCTTCAAATGAAGCCCAAACAGTAAGCTCAGCCAAGATGCAGCGGTCGTTAGTGGTGGATATGCCTAAGGCTGTTGCTGAGCCAGAAACAGACAAGTTCGCGCTGCCACTACATATTCAACAACACTTGATGCAAGGGACTAACCGCTCGCTGGCTATCAAGGATTTATACACCCTTTGGGGATACCAGTCTTCATTGCGAGACGGTTTATGTCTAAGCGAGCCGCAAAGTGTTTTCGTATGTGAACAGCAACAATCTAGCTTGGATGATTTACTTGAGTTAGGCGTTCCTGTGGTGTTGAACTTAGACATAGAACAAGAATCTGTGTTTGCGGTGCTTTATGGCGTATCACAAGATTCTGTCGAACTACTGGTTAACGAAAAACTCTTAGTCATGCCGAAGCAATCTCTAGAGCAGATCTGGCAGGGTGATTATGTCGCGATTTGGAAACAGCCGCTGCGAGAGACGCTGAAAGAGGGTTACCAAGGTGAAGCTGTGGCTTTGCTTGATTTGTTGCTTTCTGAGGTGTTGGGAGAGGTTGTGTCTGGTAGTGATGTATTTGATTACGAATTAAAAATGAAGGTTGAAGCGTTTCAAACTTGGCAAAGTATGTCGGTCGACGGCATCGCAGGTCAACGAACATTAGCAAGGTTGCAAAGATTAGCTCAGCTTGATTCTCCGAAGTTGATGTCATTAAGTGGAGGGGCAAGCTAA
- a CDS encoding general secretion pathway protein GspB, translated as MSRIMHELNQSSVTQSSINKSSFKGYQNHHVPNSAKSISNKRGSSLAMGLLLLLVPSLLVGGTLVYQSYNQQQTAPQLLATTLPNTQTQPVIESQTSDVDTAGLNAVEEVKDDPLFVVRPAPVSQALKALPRQEMYAQIDFESTNVAGGSIVPLASSESSARTSEESELSLAQPEVQPGVSNESTALQSDSDLLQGLDLSELPPDLALKLESIMGEQQSAPEPMDSRPAGQRGSQVIELETHTNSLSGVLPKLDLQTHMYSSSETKRWVKVNGQEVAQGDWIGQDIQLLEIKPQSVIIEFNQQKIEIPALYEWKG; from the coding sequence ATGTCACGCATTATGCACGAGCTGAATCAGTCTTCGGTTACACAATCATCTATCAATAAATCTAGCTTTAAAGGCTACCAAAATCACCATGTGCCGAACTCGGCAAAGAGCATCAGTAACAAACGTGGTTCGTCGTTAGCCATGGGGTTACTTCTTTTGCTTGTGCCTTCTTTGTTGGTAGGCGGTACCTTGGTTTATCAATCATACAATCAACAGCAAACTGCGCCTCAGCTATTAGCCACGACGCTTCCTAATACACAAACACAGCCAGTTATTGAATCTCAAACTTCTGATGTGGATACTGCAGGCTTGAATGCTGTGGAAGAGGTTAAAGATGACCCCTTGTTTGTGGTTCGTCCTGCGCCAGTTAGCCAAGCTTTGAAAGCACTGCCACGTCAAGAGATGTATGCACAGATTGACTTTGAAAGTACAAATGTCGCAGGCGGATCTATTGTGCCTTTGGCTAGCTCAGAGAGCAGTGCTCGAACGTCAGAGGAATCAGAACTGTCACTGGCTCAGCCTGAGGTTCAGCCAGGTGTAAGCAATGAAAGCACTGCTCTGCAATCGGATAGTGATCTGCTGCAAGGGCTAGATCTCAGTGAGTTACCACCTGATTTAGCATTGAAGCTTGAATCCATCATGGGTGAGCAACAAAGCGCTCCTGAGCCGATGGACTCTAGACCTGCAGGGCAAAGAGGTTCTCAGGTCATTGAATTGGAAACGCACACTAATAGTTTATCAGGAGTGCTACCTAAGTTAGATCTACAAACTCATATGTACTCGAGTAGCGAAACCAAGCGTTGGGTAAAAGTGAACGGCCAAGAAGTGGCTCAAGGAGATTGGATTGGACAAGACATTCAATTACTTGAGATTAAGCCACAATCGGTAATCATAGAGTTCAATCAGCAGAAGATAGAAATCCCAGCTCTGTACGAATGGAAAGGCTAG
- the folB gene encoding dihydroneopterin aldolase encodes MALDKVFIEQLEVITTIGVYDWEQEIKQKLVLDIEMAHDNRPAGKSDDVVDALDYSTVSTAVLDHIANGRFLLVERVAEEVAELIMTQFSVPWIKIRLAKPGAVPQAKAVGVIIERGQA; translated from the coding sequence ATGGCACTGGATAAAGTTTTCATTGAACAGCTAGAAGTAATTACAACGATCGGTGTTTACGATTGGGAACAAGAGATTAAACAAAAACTTGTGCTTGATATTGAAATGGCTCATGACAACCGCCCTGCAGGTAAGAGTGATGATGTGGTTGATGCTTTGGATTACTCGACTGTGAGTACTGCCGTGCTTGACCACATTGCGAATGGCCGATTCCTGCTAGTGGAGCGTGTGGCTGAAGAAGTCGCTGAATTGATCATGACTCAATTCTCTGTGCCTTGGATCAAAATCCGCTTGGCTAAACCGGGCGCAGTACCACAAGCAAAAGCTGTTGGCGTGATCATCGAACGAGGCCAAGCATGA
- the folK gene encoding 2-amino-4-hydroxy-6-hydroxymethyldihydropteridine diphosphokinase yields MTVAYVGVGTNIDRDKHARVAWTELQSLGTNLKCSKIYHCEPVGFNSHPFYNFVIELDTSLSLTEFSQQLRKIEFKWGRSQDAHKLQDRKLDLDIVLFGEVVSEREPELPRSDIYKYPFVTQPLYDLCPARVIPQDGRTVSEIWQKMQQLDSLSVVDIKL; encoded by the coding sequence ATGACAGTAGCCTATGTTGGTGTTGGCACGAACATAGACCGCGACAAGCATGCAAGGGTGGCATGGACAGAGCTTCAATCGTTAGGGACTAACCTTAAATGCTCTAAAATCTATCACTGTGAGCCCGTGGGTTTTAATAGCCATCCGTTTTATAACTTTGTGATAGAGCTCGACACGTCACTCTCATTGACTGAATTTTCACAGCAGCTGCGTAAAATTGAGTTTAAATGGGGTCGCTCTCAAGATGCGCACAAACTTCAAGATCGAAAACTCGATCTTGATATTGTGCTGTTTGGAGAGGTGGTTTCTGAGCGCGAACCAGAATTACCACGCAGTGATATCTACAAATATCCTTTTGTAACACAACCTCTTTATGATCTTTGTCCTGCGAGAGTGATCCCGCAAGACGGAAGAACCGTCAGTGAAATATGGCAGAAGATGCAGCAATTAGACTCGCTCTCTGTCGTAGATATAAAACTATAA
- the tsaD gene encoding tRNA (adenosine(37)-N6)-threonylcarbamoyltransferase complex transferase subunit TsaD, whose protein sequence is MRIIGIETSCDETGIAIYDDEQGLLSHQLYSQVKLHADYGGVVPELASRDHVKKTIPLIKAALAEANLTSKDIDGVAYTAGPGLVGALLVGATIGRSIAYAWGVPAVPVHHMEGHLLAPMLEDNPPPFPFVALLVSGGHTMMVEVKGIGEYRILGESIDDAAGEAFDKTAKLMGLDYPGGPLLSRLAEKGTPGRFKFPRPMTDRPGLDMSFSGLKTFAANTIRDNDNDDQTRADIAYAFQEAVCATLVIKCKRALVETGMKRIVIAGGVSANKQLRVELEALAKKVGGEVYYPRTEFCTDNGAMIAYAGMQRLKNGETADLSVHATPRWPIDQLEPIA, encoded by the coding sequence ATGCGCATTATTGGTATTGAAACCTCTTGTGATGAAACAGGAATCGCGATTTATGATGATGAGCAAGGGCTGCTTTCTCATCAATTATATAGCCAAGTAAAGCTGCACGCCGATTACGGTGGTGTGGTACCTGAGCTAGCTTCACGTGACCACGTGAAAAAAACAATTCCTCTTATTAAAGCGGCATTAGCTGAAGCGAACCTAACGTCGAAAGACATTGATGGTGTGGCTTACACGGCTGGCCCTGGTTTAGTGGGTGCACTGCTGGTTGGTGCAACGATTGGTCGCAGTATTGCTTATGCGTGGGGAGTGCCTGCAGTGCCTGTTCACCATATGGAAGGTCACCTTCTTGCGCCAATGCTAGAAGATAACCCTCCACCATTCCCATTTGTGGCTCTGCTGGTTTCTGGCGGCCATACCATGATGGTAGAAGTGAAAGGTATTGGTGAATACCGAATCCTTGGTGAATCGATTGATGATGCAGCGGGTGAAGCGTTTGATAAAACCGCGAAACTGATGGGCTTAGATTACCCTGGTGGTCCACTGTTATCTCGTTTGGCGGAAAAAGGCACTCCGGGTCGTTTTAAGTTCCCGCGTCCAATGACCGATCGTCCGGGTCTAGATATGAGCTTTTCTGGTTTGAAGACGTTCGCAGCGAATACCATTCGCGATAACGATAATGATGACCAAACTCGCGCTGATATCGCTTATGCATTCCAAGAAGCTGTTTGTGCAACCTTAGTAATCAAGTGTAAGCGAGCCTTGGTTGAAACGGGCATGAAACGTATAGTGATTGCTGGCGGTGTAAGTGCCAACAAACAACTGCGTGTTGAGCTTGAAGCTCTTGCTAAGAAAGTCGGTGGTGAGGTGTACTACCCACGCACAGAATTCTGTACAGATAATGGTGCGATGATCGCTTATGCGGGTATGCAGCGCTTGAAGAATGGCGAAACGGCTGATTTGTCTGTTCATGCCACTCCGCGTTGGCCTATTGACCAGCTAGAGCCAATTGCGTAA